A part of Loxodonta africana isolate mLoxAfr1 chromosome 11, mLoxAfr1.hap2, whole genome shotgun sequence genomic DNA contains:
- the LOC100666337 gene encoding sialic acid-binding Ig-like lectin 6, whose amino-acid sequence MLLSLLVLLPLLWGALTQSPNIQIPGILESGHPRNLTCTVPWACEQGIPPIFSWNSAALTSLGPRAHLSSVLTLSPRPQDHGTSLTCQVTFPAVGVTVKRTIQLNISSLKILANASPLPILEGQFLHLLSVADSNPTAELSWFWESPSLNASVISNTGYTELPQAWTAEGVFTCRVQNQLGSQNFLLNVSVHCELGGTWGRTPWY is encoded by the exons ATGCTGCTGTCACTGCTGGTGCTTCTGCCCCTGCTGTGGGGAG CCCTGACTCAATCACCCAACATCCAGATCCCAGGAATCCTGGAGTCTGGCCACCCCAGAAATCTGACCTGCACTGTGCCCTGGGCCTGTGAGCAGGGGATACCCCCCATCTTCTCCTGGAACTCAGCCGCCCTCACCTCCTTGGGTCCCCGGGCCCACCTCTCCTCAGTGCTCACCCTCTCCCCAAGACCCCAGGACCATGGCACCAGCCTCACCTGTCAGGTGACCTTCCCTGCAGTTGGTGTGACTGTGAAGAGGACCATCCAGCTCAATATCTCCT CCCTCAAGATCCTGGCAAATGCCTCACCTCTTCCCATCCTGGAGGGCCAGTTCCTGCATCTGCTCTCTGTTGCCGACAGCAATCCCACTGCAGAGCTGAGCTGGTTCTGGGAGTCCCCAAGCCTGAATGCCTCTGTTATCTCCAACACTGGATACACGGAGCTGCCTCAAGCATGGACTGCAGAAGGAGTGTTCACCTGCCGAGTTCAAAACCAGCTGGGCTCCCAGAATTTTCTTCTGAATGTCTCTGTTCACTGTGAGCTTGGGGGTACCTGGGGAAGGACTCCGTGGTATTAG